One segment of Erigeron canadensis isolate Cc75 chromosome 2, C_canadensis_v1, whole genome shotgun sequence DNA contains the following:
- the LOC122589681 gene encoding protein CUP-SHAPED COTYLEDON 3, producing MLGIEEILSELGGGGGREYSSSDQQHNGGGNLPPGFRFHPTDEELITFYLASKVFGNSSSTTTFSSFASVHIAEVDLNRCEPWELPEVAKMGEREWYFYSLRDRKYPTGLRTNRATGTGYWKATGKDREVYSSGSGRTLLGMKKTLVFYKGRAPHGEKTKWVMHEYRLDGDFSYRHTCKDEWVICRIFHKLGEKKPNGGQNYPQFKQHSTSTIAPSPPTPTPTEITKKPFNEGTTSLMNQPSLQNPFLFGDNHQELTHDQDLKSLLNLPTFSTLQTTPNSKRQLVLNQPATHVSKQCKTEVHFNIPQLPNASLNCWEMDYIPPTPMFPFEQPNAGVMDYYINTSDNVGGTRLGVEATNEHGGNDGVSFERAGFNQLLLPI from the exons atgctTGGGATAGAAGAGATACTAAGTGagcttggtggtggtggtggaagaGAATATTCATCATCAGACCAACAACATAATGGAGGTGGTAATTTGCCACCAGGGTTTAGGTTCCATCCAACTGATGAAGAGCTCATCACTTTCTATCTTGCTTCTAAAGTTTTTGGGAATTCTTCATCCACCACTACCTTTTCATCATTTGCTAGTGTTCACATTGCTGAAGTTGATCTTAACCGTTGTGAACCTTGGGAGCTACCTG AAGTGGCAAAAATGGGAGAAAGGGAGTGGTATTTCTATAGCTTGAGGGATAGAAAGTACCCAACCGGGCTAAGGACGAACCGGGCCACGGGAACGGGTTATTGGAAGGCAACGGGCAAGGACCGGGAGGTTTATAGTAGTGGGTCGGGTCGGACCCTTTTGGGCATGAAAAAGACATTGGTATTTTACAAGGGTCGGGCTCCTCATGGTGAAAAGACCAAATGGGTCATGCACGAGTACCGCCTTGATGGAGACTTTTCTTATCGGCACACGTGTAAG GATGAATGGGTGATTTGTAGAATATTTCACAAACTAGGGGAAAAGAAACCAAATGGTGGCCAAAACTATCCTCAATTCAAACAACACAGCACATCAACCATAGCACCATCACCCCCAACTCCAACCCCCACTGAAATTACCAAAAAGCCCTTCAATGAAGGCACAACATCCTTAATGAACCAACCATCCCTCCAAAATCCCTTTCTATTTGGTGACAATCATCAAGAATTAACCCATGATCAAGACCTCAAATCACTCCTTAACTTACCAACATTTTCAACCCTTCAAACCACTCCTAACTCGAAACGTCAACTCGTCCTAAATCAACCCGCTACACATGTCTCCAAACAATGCAAAACTGAGGTCCATTTTAACATTCCACAACTCCCGAATGCTAGCTTGAACTGTTGGGAGATGGATTATATCCCCCCTACTCCAATGTTTCCGTTTGAGCAACCAAATGCCGGTGTAATGGACTACTATATCAATACAAGCGACAACGTTGGTGGTACAAGATTAGGAGTCGAAGCTACAAATGAGCATGGTGGCAACGATGGGGTGTCATTCGAGAGAGCCGGTTTTAATCAGTTGTTACTACCTATTTGA
- the LOC122586938 gene encoding cysteine protease XCP1-like produces MAFLSFSKNTSLFIALVSVLACSALAHEFSILGYAPEDLTSIHKVVHLFESWIAKHSKFYESLDEKLHRFEIFLDNLKHIDETNKKVSNYWLGLNEFADMSHEEFRSKFLGLKGDLPERKEESIQEFSYRDFVDLPRSVDWRKKGAVAPVKNQGQCGSCWAFSTVAAVEGINQIVTGNLTELSEQELIDCDTSFNNGCNGGLMDYAFAYIMKSGGLHKEEEYPYIMSEGTCDDKKDVSEKVTISGYHDVPQNNEDSFLKALANQPISIAIEASGRDFQFYSGGVFDGHCGTELDHGVAAVGYGTTKGLDYVTVRNSWGPKWGEKGYIRMKRKTGKSQGMCGMYMMASYPTKQK; encoded by the exons ATGGCATTCCtcagtttttccaaaaatacatCACTCTTCATTGCACTTGTGTCGGTTTTGGCCTGTTCGGCTTTAGCCCATGAGTTTTCGATCCTAGGATACGCACCAGAGGATTTGACCTCCATTCATAAGGTCGTCCACCTTTTTGAATCATGGATTGCTAAACACAGTAAATTCTATGAGAGTCTAGATGAAAAACTACATAGGTTCGAGATCTTCTTGGACAACCTGAAGCATATCGACGAGACTAATAAGAAAGTTAGCAACTATTGGCTTGGGCTTAACGAGTTTGCTGATATGAGCCATGAAGAGTTCAGGAGCAAGTTCTTGGGACTCAAGGGTGACTTACCTGAGAGGAAAGAAGAATCCATTCAAGAATTTAGTTATAGAGATTTCGTTGATTTGCCCAGGTCGGTGGATTGGAGAAAGAAAGGAGCTGTTGCACCAGTCAAGAACCAAGGCCAATGTG GTAGTTGTTGGGCATTCTCAACGGTGGCTGCAGTGGAAGGTATAAACCAAATCGTGACGGGGAATTTAACTGAGTTGTCAGAACAGGAATTGATCGATTGTGACACAAGCTTCAATAATGGCTGCAATGGAGGCCTCATGGATTACGCATTTGCTTACATTATGAAGAGTGGGGGGCTTCATAAAGAAGAAGAGTATCCTTATATCATGAGTGAAGGCACATGTGATGACAAGAAG GATGTATCCGAAAAGGTGACAATAAGTGGATATCACGATGTTCCCCAGAACAACGAAGATAGCTTTTTAAAGGCACTTGCAAACCAGCCGATTAGCATTGCCATTGAAGCATCTGGTCGCGATTTCCAGTTCTACAGTGGG GGTGTGTTTGACGGGCACTGTGGGACCGAGTTGGATCATGGAGTGGCAGCCGTTGGATATGGAACAACCAAGGGCCTGGATTATGTCACAGTGAGGAACTCTTGGGGACCAAAATGGGGAGAGAAAGGGTACATAAGGATGAAGAGGAAGACAGGGAAGTCCCAAGGAATGTGTGGTATGTACATGATGGCTTCTTACCCTACAAAACAAAAGTGA